In Eubalaena glacialis isolate mEubGla1 chromosome 3, mEubGla1.1.hap2.+ XY, whole genome shotgun sequence, the following are encoded in one genomic region:
- the HPDL gene encoding 4-hydroxyphenylpyruvate dioxygenase-like protein, giving the protein MAAPARRLCHIAFHVPAGLPLAQDLQRLFGFQPLAVREADGWRQLALRSGDAVFLVNEGAGPGEPLYGLDPHHAVPSATNLCFDVADAGAAARALAALGCSVPVPPVCIRDEQGAATYAVVSSPAGNLSLTLLESTGFCGPFLPGFRPVPSAPGPGWVSHVDHLTLACTPSSSPKLMRWFHDCLGFHHLPLSPGEDPELGLEVAAESGRGGLRLTALQAPTGSAVPTLVLAESLLGVTSQQDQVEQFLARNGGPGLQHVGLYTPNIMEATEGVAAAGGQFLTPPEAYYQQPGKEKQILAAGHEPSLLARQGVLLDGDRGKFLLQVFTKSFFAEDTFFLELIQRQGATGFGQGNIRALWQSVQEQAARVHEA; this is encoded by the coding sequence ATGGCCGCGCCCGCCCGCCGTCTGTGCCATATCGCTTTCCACGTGCCCGCGGGGCTGCCCCTCGCCCAGGATCTGCAGCGCCTCTTCGGCTTCCAGCCCCTGGCGGTGCGGGAGGCAGACGGCTGGCGGCAGCTGGCTCTGCGGAGCGGGGACGCGGTCTTTTTGGTGAACGAGGGCGCGGGGCCCGGAGAGCCGCTGTACGGCCTGGACCCGCATCATGCGGTGCCCAGTGCCACGAACCTGTGCTTCGACGTGGCCGACGCGGGCGCCGCGGCCCGGGCGCTGGCGGCGCTCGGCTGCAGCGTGCCGGTGCCCCCTGTCTGCATTCGGGATGAGCAGGGCGCCGCCACCTACGCCGTGGTCAGCTCGCCGGCCGGCAACCTCAGCCTGACGCTGCTGGAAAGCACTGGCTTCTGCGGGCCCTTCCTGCCCGGGTTTAGGCCTGTGCCCTCCGCACCTGGCCCGGGCTGGGTCAGCCACGTGGACCACCTGACCTTGGCCTGCACCCCCAGCAGCTCCCCAAAACTGATGCGCTGGTTCCACGACTGTCTAGGCTTTCACCACCTGCCGCTGAGCCCAGGTGAGGATCCGGAGCTGGGCCTGGAGGTGGCAGCAGAGTCCGGGCGTGGGGGGCTGAGGCTCACCGCCCTGCAGGCCCCTACGGGTAGTGCTGTCCCTACCCTCGTGCTGGCCGAGTCCCTGCTGGGGGTCACCAGCCAACAGGACCAGGTGGAGCAGTTCCTGGCCCGGAACGGGGGACCTGGACTGCAGCACGTGGGGCTATACACACCAAATATCATGGAAGCCACTGAGGGGGTGGCAGCGGCCGGGGGTCAGTTCCTGACTCCTCCTGAGGCCTACTACCAGCAGCCAGGCAAGGAGAAGCAGATCCTGGCTGCAGGGCATGAGCCTAGCCTGCTGGCCCGACAGGGGGTCTTGCTAGATGGTGACAGAGGCAAGTTTCTGCTTCAGGTCTTCACCAAGTCCTTCTTTGCAGAGGACACTTTCTTCCTAGAGCTGATTCAGAGGCAGGGGGCCACTGGATTTGGCCAGGGCAACATTCGGGCCCTGTGGCAGTCTGTGCAGGAGCAAGCTGCCA